The bacterium region AGCTGGGCTGGCCGGCCTTTTTGAGCATGACTCTGTTTCTGTCACTGCTGTTTCTGACTCTGGTTTACGCCTGGAAGAAAGGAGTTTTATCATGGAAGTAGATAAAGTTCTCGCCGGTGATACATTCTTCACAACTCGACTGAATGACGTAATCGGGTGGTCGCGGAAATTTTCAATTTTTCAATACCCGTTTGTTACCGCGTGTTGCGGGATGGAATACATGGCGGTGAGTTGTTCTCATTACGACATTGACAGGTTCGGCGCGGGACTCCCACGGTTTTCTCCGCGACAGGCCGACCTTTTGATGGTCGTCGGCACCATCAGCCAGAAGATAGCCCCCGTTCTCGTCCGTATTTATGAACAGATGTGCAACCCCAAATGGGTGGTGGCTTTTGGTGTGTGCACGTGTACCGGCGGTTTCTACGATGACTATGCGACGGTGCAGGGGATAGACACCATCGTCCCGGTGGATATTTACATTCCCGGATGTCCACCTCGTCCCGAAACCGTTCTGGATGGTTTGATGAAACTGCAAAAGAAAATCGCAAGCCAGAAGCAGGCGGTTTAGTGTCCTGTCCCATGAATAACTTTACAATTTGGTGCGAGCGCCGAGCAGCAGATGCTCCTCGCTCGCGCCTCGCCATCGAGCCTGCGAGCCAGCAGCAAATGTGAAGCTATTCATGGGAGAGGACACTGAGTTCCGATTTTAAATCTCATGGAACAAGGCGAGCTCGTTCAATCTGTTCGATCAAAAATCGCAAAGCACATCGCAGGTTATCACTCCTATGCCGGTGATGAGACAATTCTTGTGCGCAGGGACGGGCTTTTAGAAGTCATGAGGACCCTTAAAGACGAATTCAAATTTGAGATGCTGATGGATGTTACGGTGGTTGACTTTCTGGGGCAGCAACCTCGTTTTGAAGTTGTCTATCATTTGAATTCGCTTACTCATAACGCGCGTTTGCGCGTGAAAGTTCCTCTTCAGGAAGGGGAACAAGTGGACTCAGTTGCGCCACTCTGGCAAATTGCCAACTGGCTGGAACGCGAAGCCTGGGACATGTTCGGCGTGAAGTTCATCAATCATCCGGATTTGCGCCGTTTGCTGATGTATGACGAATTTGTAGGCCATCCTTTGAAAAAAGATTATCCAATTAACAAAAGACAACCGATAGTGAAACCGAAACGTGAGTACCGATAGTTCTGAACAAATCTTGACCGACGCTCCGGGCAATATGATGCTCAACATGGGGCCGTCCCATCCGGCAATGCACGGCGTCGTCCGAATTGTGCTCAATCTGGAAGGGGAGTTGGTCAAGAAAGCTGAGCTGGAAATCGGTTATCTTCACCGCGCTTTTGAAAAACATTCCGAGAGTGTGACTTACACTCAGGTCTTTCCGTGGACAGACCGCCTGAATTACGTTTCTCCGCTGATTAACAATTTTGGCTATGCCATGTGTGTGGAGAAATTGCTGGGAATCAAAGTTACTCCGCGATGCGAATATGTGCGCACCGCGATGAGTGAGATTTCGCGAATTACGGATCATCTCACCTGCATTGGCGCATCCGCCATGGAACTCGGAGCGTTCACAGTATTTCTTTACATGATCAAGGCGCGCGAATTTCTGTATGAGCTTGTGGAAGATGTTACCGGAGCGCGTGTGACGGTGACTTACGCAAGAATCGGCGGAGTCAAAGCGGATCTGCCACCGAATTTTTCAGAGCGGTGCCGCTCTCAATTTAAAAAGATCCGGGAGATCTTAAAAGAATGTGATGGTTTGCTGACGCATAACCGCATTTTTATGGATCGGATGCAGGGGATTGGCATTTTTTCAAAGGAAGACGCCATCAATTTCGCTTTCAGTGGACCAATGTTGAGGGCCAGCGGAGTCCCATACGATGTGCGGCGCGCCTATCCCTATCATGCTTACGACGATATCGATTTTGAAATTCCTGTTGGCGAAAATGGCGACAATTTCGATCGATATCTGGTGCGGATGGAGGAAATGGAACAGAGCATGCGCATCGTGGAACAGGCGCTTGATAAAATGCCTGGCGGACCGGTCAGTGTCGAGCTCCCGGAAATCGATCCGGCAAAAACTGTGGATGAAGCAAAAATGGGCCGGATTAAAGAGATTGCCGAACATCAGGTGGATGTGTCGCCGAATCTAGAAGGTCAGGAACCAGGCAACTACTATCAGGTCAACCCGGACTTGAAATCGGTTGTCATTCCGCCAAAACAGAAGTCTTATACAAGCATCGAAGGTTTGATGAATCATTTCAAGTTGATCATGTATGGACATGGCATTCGCCCTCCGAAAGGGGAAGCATACACATGTGTGGAAGGAGGAAATGGTGAGCTCGGATTCTACATCGTTAGCGATGGTTCTGATATTCCTTATCGAGTACGAGTTCGCGCTCCGTGTTTTCCATTCGTGGCTGCGTTCCATAAGATGATTGAAGGGTTGATGATTGCTGATATCGTTCCGACGTTTGGTTCGATCAACATGATTGCCGGAGAACTCGATCATTAACAAAAGATAACGAAGAAAACGAAGATTGGAAATTTTTGAACAGAAGCACGCAAAGGACGCAAAGATAAAAAATATGATCTTCTAAATTTCTTTGCGATCTTCGCGATCTTCTGTTCAAAAAAAGAGTTATGCCGACACTGAAAATTGACGGAAAGGAAGTCACAGTAGAGAAGGGGCGCACGATCATTCAGGCGTGTGAACAGCTCAGCCTTGAAGTGCCCCGTTACTGCTATCACCCCGGATTGCGCGTTGTGGGATCCTGCCGGATGTGTCTGGTCGAAGTTGAAAAGATGCCGAAGCTTCAGATCGCATGCAACACTCCGGCAACGGATGACATGGTGGTCTGGACAGAAAACGACAAAGTTAAAGAAGCCCGCCGTTCCGTTCTGGAATTCCTGTTGCTCAATCATCCACTTGATTGTCCTGTGTG contains the following coding sequences:
- the nuoB gene encoding NADH-quinone oxidoreductase subunit NuoB — translated: MEVDKVLAGDTFFTTRLNDVIGWSRKFSIFQYPFVTACCGMEYMAVSCSHYDIDRFGAGLPRFSPRQADLLMVVGTISQKIAPVLVRIYEQMCNPKWVVAFGVCTCTGGFYDDYATVQGIDTIVPVDIYIPGCPPRPETVLDGLMKLQKKIASQKQAV
- a CDS encoding NADH-quinone oxidoreductase subunit C codes for the protein MEQGELVQSVRSKIAKHIAGYHSYAGDETILVRRDGLLEVMRTLKDEFKFEMLMDVTVVDFLGQQPRFEVVYHLNSLTHNARLRVKVPLQEGEQVDSVAPLWQIANWLEREAWDMFGVKFINHPDLRRLLMYDEFVGHPLKKDYPINKRQPIVKPKREYR
- a CDS encoding NADH-quinone oxidoreductase subunit D, whose product is MSTDSSEQILTDAPGNMMLNMGPSHPAMHGVVRIVLNLEGELVKKAELEIGYLHRAFEKHSESVTYTQVFPWTDRLNYVSPLINNFGYAMCVEKLLGIKVTPRCEYVRTAMSEISRITDHLTCIGASAMELGAFTVFLYMIKAREFLYELVEDVTGARVTVTYARIGGVKADLPPNFSERCRSQFKKIREILKECDGLLTHNRIFMDRMQGIGIFSKEDAINFAFSGPMLRASGVPYDVRRAYPYHAYDDIDFEIPVGENGDNFDRYLVRMEEMEQSMRIVEQALDKMPGGPVSVELPEIDPAKTVDEAKMGRIKEIAEHQVDVSPNLEGQEPGNYYQVNPDLKSVVIPPKQKSYTSIEGLMNHFKLIMYGHGIRPPKGEAYTCVEGGNGELGFYIVSDGSDIPYRVRVRAPCFPFVAAFHKMIEGLMIADIVPTFGSINMIAGELDH